In Mycoavidus cysteinexigens, a genomic segment contains:
- a CDS encoding DUF2213 domain-containing protein, translating into MIEILDSLPSERTYTPEGFLIAPAKLARCGIQPYRAVEYAEKSGDPMRILNIYRPPEEVFAPESLASYEGVPLTNDHPPSFFVTADNWRHLALGFVRNIRQQEGYVVGDLIVQDKSTIALIESGKVGLSAGYQSQKDMTPGITPNGQPYDGIQRNIRVNHIALTRTPRCGPTCRIEDSNPHGELLMSDTPDQTTAQSTDAVSTVQTAPTPCHDCGEIQIQMDTLTEMIKKLEAENQTLRQKEATPAVRDAWIADWAETVTDAKQLMPTITTTDKSCHAIRHEVVKQLYPKHKPVVDALLAGYSLDSADEAMIQRAFKVLSAIPQSTPRRDPVLDALNTQMNTDSSPLDPQAARVQYIQQLQTTYTA; encoded by the coding sequence ATGATCGAAATTTTAGATAGCCTGCCCTCTGAGCGAACCTACACGCCAGAGGGTTTTTTAATTGCGCCCGCCAAGCTCGCACGTTGTGGGATTCAGCCCTATCGCGCCGTCGAATACGCTGAAAAATCGGGCGATCCGATGCGCATTCTCAATATCTATCGCCCCCCTGAAGAAGTCTTTGCGCCCGAATCTCTGGCGTCTTATGAAGGCGTGCCGCTCACGAATGACCATCCGCCCTCTTTTTTTGTTACCGCCGATAACTGGCGACATTTGGCGCTGGGCTTTGTACGCAATATCCGGCAGCAAGAGGGTTATGTCGTCGGAGACTTGATCGTTCAAGACAAAAGCACCATTGCCCTGATTGAAAGCGGCAAGGTGGGGCTCTCCGCAGGCTATCAATCTCAAAAGGATATGACGCCTGGCATCACGCCTAATGGACAGCCCTATGACGGCATTCAAAGAAATATTCGCGTCAACCATATCGCACTCACGCGCACCCCTCGTTGCGGACCGACCTGCCGCATTGAAGATTCTAACCCTCATGGAGAACTCCTTATGTCTGACACACCCGATCAAACCACGGCTCAAAGCACCGACGCAGTATCTACCGTTCAAACAGCCCCGACGCCCTGCCATGACTGCGGCGAGATACAAATCCAAATGGACACGCTGACTGAAATGATTAAAAAGCTTGAAGCCGAAAACCAGACACTCCGCCAAAAGGAGGCTACCCCTGCGGTACGCGATGCCTGGATTGCCGATTGGGCTGAAACGGTGACCGATGCTAAGCAGTTAATGCCCACGATCACGACGACCGATAAAAGTTGTCATGCGATCCGGCACGAAGTAGTTAAGCAGCTTTATCCAAAGCACAAACCCGTGGTCGATGCGCTGCTCGCCGGATACTCGCTCGACAGCGCCGACGAGGCCATGATTCAACGCGCCTTTAAGGTGTTAAGCGCGATACCTCAAAGCACCCCTCGCCGAGATCCTGTTCTGGATGCACTGAACACGCAAATGAACACCGATAGCAGCCCGTTAGACCCGCAGGCCGCACGCGTTCAATACATTCAGCAGTTACAAACAACCTACACCGCTTAA
- a CDS encoding phage antirepressor KilAC domain-containing protein, translated as MSQIANTHIYSISPGSPNSFVAIPQQEIDATEKLIAITPTRLKGRSAPTVNARNLHAFLGIGKDFSTWIKNRIAQYGFIEDQDFVLFPNFGENLTGGRPAKEYALTLDMAKELSMVERNEKGKQARQYFIECERRIHSPAIDLHSFLNDPKHLRTILLAYTEEVGTLRSQVEELKPKADFYDDVGKAINAQTVQEVAKVIGTGPKRLFSWLRERRLLMKNNLPYQEQIEAGRFRVIERQYEDPRGENHIYARTLVTGKGLTWIQKQFAQGATA; from the coding sequence ATGAGCCAAATAGCCAACACCCACATTTATTCCATCTCTCCAGGAAGCCCGAATAGTTTTGTTGCCATTCCTCAGCAGGAAATTGATGCAACGGAAAAGCTGATAGCCATTACGCCTACGAGGTTGAAGGGCCGTTCTGCGCCAACCGTTAATGCACGTAACTTGCACGCGTTTTTAGGAATTGGAAAAGACTTTTCGACCTGGATTAAAAACCGCATCGCGCAATACGGTTTTATTGAAGATCAGGACTTTGTACTTTTCCCCAATTTCGGGGAAAACCTCACCGGAGGTCGTCCAGCCAAAGAATACGCGCTAACTCTCGATATGGCGAAAGAATTATCGATGGTCGAGCGCAATGAAAAAGGCAAGCAGGCCAGACAGTATTTCATTGAATGCGAGCGCCGCATTCATTCGCCTGCAATAGATTTGCACAGTTTTCTTAATGATCCCAAACATCTGCGAACGATATTGCTGGCGTATACCGAAGAGGTCGGGACGCTGCGAAGCCAAGTGGAAGAATTAAAACCTAAAGCGGATTTTTATGACGACGTTGGAAAAGCGATCAATGCTCAAACGGTGCAAGAAGTGGCTAAAGTCATTGGCACCGGGCCTAAAAGGCTTTTTTCCTGGTTGCGTGAGCGCCGTTTATTGATGAAGAACAATTTACCGTATCAAGAACAGATTGAGGCAGGGCGCTTTCGCGTGATTGAGCGGCAGTATGAAGACCCGAGAGGCGAAAACCATATCTATGCGCGCACTTTGGTTACCGGAAAAGGCTTGACATGGATTCAAAAGCAGTTTGCTCAAGGAGCGACCGCATGA
- a CDS encoding DUF2184 domain-containing protein: MSNQMIADALNRTSLLRTPEFTLDSSHALAFLTGQLEFVETQIYQKKRAPLDYEALIPISTAAGQWATSITYRMKDFAGQGQRHSGKGDDIPRVDVHYQKNTIPVVSGAIGYAYTFDELRMSAKLNLAIDQDRAEAAFYAYRAHLNQVGLFGEKELTGLFNSPSVPQVQAGLGSWTTATPEQVLKELNEAITQVWTQTKRNSTPNTIILPGSHYAHLASTPRSKGSDKTILQYVRENNIAKAEKNIDIDFRGGIDLDRAGQNQSARMVVYEKDPVNLVFHIPMPLMFHAPEQRGMELLVNGEYKYSGVEFRYPKSALYIDGI; this comes from the coding sequence ATGTCTAATCAAATGATTGCCGATGCGCTCAACCGCACCTCCCTTTTACGCACGCCAGAATTTACTCTAGATTCATCTCACGCCCTCGCCTTCTTAACCGGCCAGCTTGAATTCGTTGAAACTCAGATTTATCAGAAAAAGCGCGCGCCGCTCGATTATGAGGCACTGATCCCTATTTCAACCGCAGCCGGTCAATGGGCCACTTCGATTACCTATCGCATGAAGGATTTTGCCGGTCAAGGCCAGCGCCATAGCGGCAAAGGCGATGATATTCCTCGCGTCGATGTTCATTATCAGAAAAATACCATACCGGTCGTCTCAGGAGCGATTGGCTATGCCTATACGTTTGATGAGTTGCGCATGTCCGCTAAATTAAACTTAGCGATTGATCAGGATCGCGCTGAAGCCGCTTTTTATGCCTATCGCGCCCATCTCAACCAGGTGGGATTATTTGGCGAAAAAGAACTTACGGGTTTATTCAACTCTCCCTCTGTCCCTCAAGTACAAGCGGGTCTCGGTAGCTGGACAACGGCGACGCCTGAACAGGTTTTAAAAGAACTCAATGAAGCGATTACGCAAGTTTGGACACAGACCAAGCGCAATAGCACACCCAATACGATTATTCTGCCGGGCTCTCACTATGCTCATCTCGCGAGCACTCCACGCAGCAAAGGATCGGATAAAACTATTTTGCAGTACGTGCGCGAAAACAACATCGCCAAAGCCGAGAAGAATATCGATATTGACTTTAGAGGCGGCATTGACCTCGATCGCGCGGGTCAAAATCAAAGCGCTCGGATGGTCGTCTACGAAAAAGATCCCGTTAACCTCGTCTTTCATATCCCCATGCCCCTGATGTTCCATGCGCCTGAGCAACGTGGAATGGAATTACTTGTTAACGGCGAATACAAATACTCCGGTGTTGAATTCCGCTATCCGAAATCTGCTTTGTATATCGACGGGATTTAA
- a CDS encoding RecB family exonuclease has translation MTPVTIRASSLGKLFDCPASWAATYLYGKQMPSNGKALLGKAVHASTAVFDQSRIDGVGLTIDESAAAAVDMIRRPDEEVTWGEDKASDAERIALSLHTKYCQMIAPQQTYRAVEVKFEGLEISDLGLIFTGTTDRIRETAEGLSICDLKTGKAAVGSDGKVKTAGHAYQIGVYELLAERAGGIPITAPAQLIGMNTAKTSDSQRIGMGEISGARALLLGDSESPGILEYAAKIIHKGMFWGNPKSMMCHERYCVAFSTCKFRQ, from the coding sequence ATGACACCTGTCACGATTCGAGCCTCAAGCCTGGGTAAGTTATTTGATTGTCCGGCGAGTTGGGCCGCTACTTACCTTTATGGAAAACAAATGCCGTCCAATGGCAAGGCGCTGTTGGGCAAAGCGGTACACGCGAGCACGGCGGTTTTCGACCAATCCAGAATTGACGGAGTGGGCCTCACGATTGACGAATCCGCTGCTGCCGCGGTGGATATGATCCGCCGCCCAGATGAGGAGGTGACATGGGGCGAGGATAAAGCGAGTGACGCTGAGAGGATAGCGCTGTCACTGCACACCAAGTATTGCCAGATGATCGCCCCCCAACAGACTTACCGAGCTGTTGAAGTGAAGTTCGAAGGATTAGAAATTAGTGATTTGGGTCTGATTTTTACTGGCACGACGGACCGCATACGCGAAACTGCAGAAGGTTTATCGATTTGCGATTTGAAGACGGGCAAGGCGGCGGTGGGTTCAGATGGCAAGGTTAAGACGGCTGGGCATGCCTATCAAATAGGCGTTTATGAGCTGCTGGCTGAGCGCGCTGGTGGTATACCGATCACCGCACCGGCGCAACTTATAGGGATGAACACGGCTAAGACGTCGGATTCTCAGCGTATTGGGATGGGCGAAATTTCTGGGGCGCGAGCGTTACTCCTGGGGGATAGTGAATCGCCTGGCATCCTCGAATACGCAGCCAAAATTATTCACAAGGGCATGTTTTGGGGCAACCCAAAATCGATGATGTGCCACGAGCGTTATTGCGTGGCTTTCTCCACCTGCAAATTCCGTCAATAA
- a CDS encoding antitoxin: MVNTYPERHVKLFRNGKNQAVRIPVEFELNGSDAIMRRENNRLIIELAPPRSLSALLASWTPLQEGLPEIVDLPPEDVEL, encoded by the coding sequence ATGGTGAATACTTATCCAGAACGCCACGTTAAACTATTCAGGAATGGAAAAAATCAAGCTGTGCGCATCCCTGTTGAATTTGAGTTAAACGGGTCTGATGCCATCATGCGTCGTGAAAATAATCGACTGATTATTGAGCTTGCGCCACCGCGCTCTTTATCTGCGCTGTTAGCAAGCTGGACTCCGCTCCAAGAAGGGCTACCGGAGATCGTAGATCTTCCCCCCGAAGACGTGGAGCTTTGA
- a CDS encoding RusA family crossover junction endodeoxyribonuclease, with the protein MLNAITFMIPGKPIAKGRARSCIRNGHIAHYTPEKTVRYENLVKLAAQKAMDGQSPIESAIALIVRAFLPIPASWSLKKQRAAAIGEFMPTKRPDLDNIVKAVKDGANGVTWKDDSQVIDVHASKRYGAPRVEVEVRVS; encoded by the coding sequence ATGCTTAACGCAATTACCTTCATGATCCCAGGCAAGCCCATTGCCAAAGGCCGTGCTCGCTCGTGTATCCGTAACGGCCACATCGCGCACTACACCCCAGAAAAAACAGTGCGATATGAAAACCTTGTGAAGCTTGCTGCTCAGAAAGCGATGGACGGACAAAGCCCAATCGAATCTGCCATAGCGCTGATTGTACGAGCATTCCTACCGATTCCAGCCAGTTGGAGCCTTAAAAAGCAGCGAGCGGCAGCAATCGGCGAATTCATGCCTACCAAACGCCCAGACCTGGATAACATCGTCAAAGCGGTTAAGGACGGCGCGAACGGTGTCACCTGGAAAGATGATTCACAAGTCATCGACGTACACGCCAGCAAGCGATATGGCGCGCCCCGCGTTGAAGTCGAGGTGAGGGTAAGCTAA
- a CDS encoding YdaS family helix-turn-helix protein translates to MHLNQYLQLNRITQAEFGRRLKPPVSQGCIGNWLHGRREINLHRAIQIEQITGGSVTPKDCMELRQVLSLCE, encoded by the coding sequence ATGCATCTCAACCAATATTTACAACTTAATAGAATCACCCAGGCAGAATTTGGGCGGCGACTTAAGCCGCCTGTTTCGCAAGGTTGCATTGGGAATTGGCTTCATGGCCGCCGCGAAATAAATCTACATAGAGCCATACAAATAGAGCAAATCACTGGCGGTAGCGTTACACCTAAAGACTGTATGGAGCTACGACAGGTCTTATCGCTCTGTGAATAA
- the terL gene encoding phage terminase large subunit yields MKSKSKPLSPTSRKTIDPEVLRAVAKAKCERDHLFFTRYFFKHRQGIPFHLNWHHALIADTVQKVIDGELKNVVINVPPGSSKTELVAINLIARGLALNPRARFLHISYSDDLALLNSEMAREIIRSEEYQALWPLAIAQDAKSKKRWNVLLDGKKAGGVYAVSLGGQITGFRAGHMAPGWQGALIIDDPLKVEDAYSKAARDKANRKLVSTVKSRKAQPATPIVVIMQRLAQEDPTGFIQMGKVPGDWTFVSIPALLDDTYVAALPSDYRDKIDTSLRDEHGRFSYWPYKEPLGDLCALEQADRYVFTSQYQQQPRALGGDLIKSEWFSYYETPPRIRLRKVYADTAQKTAEHNDYSVFQLWGLGEDNRLYLLDLIRGKWPAPELKRRAIAFWNSHKPYDHKTSAPLAQLLVEDKSSGTGLIQDIQEDGHIPVKGIPRGTDKLTRIMGVLAYIESGRIALPKNVPWVKDFIAECEAFTANNTHAHDDQIDPMIDAITDCLAKSSDWSGWT; encoded by the coding sequence ATGAAGTCCAAGTCAAAGCCACTGTCGCCCACCTCGAGGAAAACTATTGATCCCGAGGTGCTTCGGGCGGTGGCTAAGGCTAAGTGCGAGCGGGATCACCTCTTTTTTACGCGGTATTTCTTCAAGCACCGCCAGGGCATTCCGTTTCATTTGAACTGGCACCATGCGTTGATTGCCGATACGGTGCAAAAGGTGATTGATGGCGAGCTTAAAAATGTCGTCATTAATGTGCCGCCAGGCTCCTCCAAGACCGAACTGGTGGCGATTAACTTGATCGCACGGGGCTTAGCGCTGAATCCTCGAGCACGCTTTTTACACATTTCATACTCTGACGATCTAGCCTTACTCAATTCTGAGATGGCGCGAGAGATCATCCGTAGTGAGGAATATCAAGCGCTGTGGCCGCTCGCGATTGCTCAGGATGCAAAGAGTAAAAAGCGCTGGAATGTGCTGCTCGACGGTAAGAAGGCCGGTGGCGTCTACGCGGTCTCATTGGGCGGTCAGATTACCGGTTTTAGAGCCGGCCACATGGCGCCAGGCTGGCAAGGCGCGCTCATCATTGATGACCCGCTTAAAGTCGAAGATGCCTATAGCAAAGCCGCCCGTGACAAAGCAAATCGTAAGCTCGTATCCACCGTTAAAAGCCGTAAAGCCCAACCGGCTACCCCGATTGTTGTCATCATGCAGCGTTTGGCCCAGGAAGATCCTACCGGCTTTATCCAAATGGGCAAAGTGCCTGGCGATTGGACCTTTGTTTCGATTCCCGCCCTATTAGATGATACGTATGTGGCTGCCCTACCCTCTGACTATCGAGACAAGATAGATACCTCGCTACGAGACGAACATGGGCGGTTTAGCTACTGGCCGTACAAAGAGCCATTAGGTGATTTATGCGCGCTGGAGCAAGCGGATCGCTATGTATTTACTAGCCAGTACCAGCAGCAACCCCGCGCACTCGGCGGTGATCTCATCAAAAGTGAATGGTTTTCATATTACGAAACACCGCCCCGCATTCGCTTACGCAAGGTGTATGCGGACACTGCGCAAAAGACCGCGGAGCACAACGATTACAGCGTGTTTCAGCTTTGGGGCCTCGGCGAAGATAACCGGCTGTACTTGCTCGATCTCATCCGCGGCAAATGGCCTGCGCCTGAACTCAAGCGTCGTGCGATTGCCTTTTGGAATAGTCATAAACCCTATGACCATAAGACCAGCGCACCCTTAGCGCAACTGCTGGTCGAGGATAAATCCTCAGGCACAGGGTTAATTCAAGATATTCAAGAAGATGGGCATATCCCTGTTAAAGGCATTCCTCGTGGTACCGACAAACTCACCCGCATCATGGGCGTGCTGGCTTACATTGAGTCAGGGCGGATTGCGCTACCTAAAAACGTGCCTTGGGTGAAAGATTTTATTGCCGAATGCGAGGCCTTCACGGCCAATAACACCCACGCACACGATGACCAGATTGATCCGATGATCGATGCAATTACCGATTGTTTAGCGAAAAGCTCGGATTGGTCGGGGTGGACTTAG
- a CDS encoding DUF6475 domain-containing protein, with protein MKSCDFNAFDGLLQAVAAMYGRDLTSGVIALYWQGLQAYDLAAVREALNRHVNNPDTGQFMPKIADIHKMLQGSTQDSALTAWSKVDRTMREKGPYQSVIFDDPLIHRVLSEMGGWIQLSTKHEDDWPFVRNEFVNRYRGYRMRSEVPDYPPVLIGIAEMTNQQLGFEVAPPLLVGSAAMAQQVMRQGTDQPLLEFTLLNVKNLPVLLQNEAQQIAA; from the coding sequence ATGAAATCCTGTGACTTCAACGCATTCGATGGATTGCTGCAAGCCGTCGCAGCCATGTACGGACGTGACTTGACTTCTGGAGTCATTGCGCTCTACTGGCAAGGCTTGCAAGCCTATGACCTCGCCGCTGTACGCGAAGCGCTCAACCGGCATGTGAACAACCCCGATACGGGCCAGTTCATGCCCAAAATTGCCGATATTCACAAGATGCTGCAAGGCTCTACGCAAGATTCTGCGTTGACTGCTTGGAGCAAAGTAGATCGAACCATGCGTGAGAAAGGCCCGTACCAAAGCGTGATTTTTGATGATCCGCTGATTCATCGCGTCTTGTCAGAAATGGGCGGCTGGATTCAACTCAGCACAAAGCATGAGGACGACTGGCCGTTTGTACGCAATGAGTTTGTGAATCGTTACCGTGGATACCGGATGCGCAGCGAAGTGCCTGACTATCCACCCGTGTTGATTGGCATCGCAGAAATGACGAATCAACAACTTGGGTTTGAAGTCGCACCGCCACTTTTAGTCGGCAGTGCTGCCATGGCGCAGCAAGTCATGCGCCAAGGAACCGATCAACCGCTGCTTGAATTCACACTGCTAAACGTAAAAAATTTACCCGTGCTTTTGCAAAACGAAGCTCAACAAATCGCCGCTTAA
- a CDS encoding type II toxin-antitoxin system VapC family toxin, which translates to MALYLLDTNILSDILKNPQGLAAQKLTEHPQESLCTSIIVAAEMRYGAAKKNAEALTERVNQLLDVIKILSFSPDADHCYGQVRAELERKGQTIGANDLLIAAHALSVDAILVTANVNEFSRVSGLAMENWLA; encoded by the coding sequence ATGGCGCTGTATCTGCTTGATACCAATATCCTTTCAGATATTCTGAAAAACCCACAAGGACTCGCTGCGCAAAAACTCACCGAGCATCCGCAAGAATCCCTATGCACCAGTATTATCGTTGCAGCGGAGATGCGCTACGGTGCAGCAAAGAAAAATGCAGAAGCATTAACCGAGCGAGTAAACCAATTACTTGACGTGATTAAAATACTTTCGTTCTCACCCGACGCGGACCACTGCTATGGGCAAGTTCGCGCCGAACTTGAACGAAAAGGGCAAACCATAGGTGCGAATGATTTACTGATTGCTGCTCATGCTTTATCGGTAGATGCGATACTTGTTACAGCGAACGTCAATGAATTTAGCCGAGTCTCCGGATTGGCGATGGAAAACTGGTTAGCCTAG
- a CDS encoding structural cement protein Gp24, producing the protein MSIQLADYGDAQLERGIPGLEADNGPNSIVNRRNASTTEIDFGLAVAAGVDADTAVLPSTGCRIIGLSVRHATMQANQTGNVSYAPKATVPVMEIGRLWAIAQTAVSPGDPVTTDANGALSTGTAIAVPGAVWETQAAAGAIARVRINLFFTPNTIPPTSSTSKKKESDDSASSVS; encoded by the coding sequence ATGTCAATTCAACTCGCCGACTATGGCGATGCACAGCTCGAGCGGGGTATCCCTGGACTCGAAGCCGATAACGGCCCCAACAGTATTGTGAACCGCCGTAATGCCAGTACTACTGAGATTGACTTTGGTTTAGCCGTTGCCGCAGGCGTTGACGCAGATACTGCGGTGCTGCCTTCTACAGGCTGCCGCATCATCGGTTTGAGCGTACGCCACGCTACGATGCAAGCGAATCAAACCGGCAACGTCAGCTATGCGCCCAAAGCTACCGTACCCGTCATGGAAATTGGACGGCTTTGGGCCATCGCTCAAACGGCGGTCAGTCCTGGAGATCCTGTGACCACCGATGCCAACGGCGCACTGTCGACTGGCACAGCGATAGCAGTTCCTGGCGCTGTATGGGAAACCCAAGCCGCAGCCGGAGCGATTGCGCGTGTTCGGATTAACCTCTTCTTCACGCCTAATACGATCCCACCTACGTCATCCACGTCTAAGAAAAAAGAGTCAGACGACAGCGCATCGAGCGTTTCCTAA
- a CDS encoding phage head morphogenesis protein, with translation MNLTLPALIKAHLKHTTKRQSKRPRVLRSAKLNRRAEVAYRNQLLSLVKQMHQRVKEEILPILKEPEDGYTQDALSESLVQRIQAALERVSRAFLALIAHAHRWAHRIVEQVDEDNRTALIGSIRYAFGIDITPLLNIPTLNAPLQLAMATNVHLIRSIPQRYFDSLRTSVLTGVLEGRRYTELAAEIQKLKHTTEKRARLIARDQTAKTHAAIAQARQTALGITEYEWQTSGDERVRDSHADNDGKRFKWENPPESGHPGHEIACRCVALPILDLT, from the coding sequence ATGAACCTGACGCTACCCGCCCTGATCAAGGCACACCTCAAACACACGACAAAACGCCAGTCTAAGCGCCCTCGCGTACTACGGTCAGCAAAACTCAACCGTCGAGCCGAAGTCGCTTACCGCAATCAGTTGTTGAGCCTGGTGAAACAGATGCATCAGCGCGTTAAAGAAGAGATTTTGCCGATCTTGAAAGAACCAGAGGACGGCTATACGCAGGATGCGTTATCAGAATCGCTGGTTCAACGGATTCAAGCCGCGTTAGAGCGTGTGTCTCGGGCCTTTCTAGCGTTGATTGCCCACGCACACCGTTGGGCGCACCGCATAGTTGAGCAGGTCGATGAAGACAACCGCACGGCGCTGATTGGCAGTATTCGCTATGCCTTTGGCATCGATATCACCCCATTACTGAATATTCCAACGCTCAATGCGCCTTTGCAGTTGGCGATGGCAACGAATGTGCATTTGATCCGGTCGATTCCACAGCGTTACTTTGACTCACTCCGCACCTCGGTTTTAACCGGAGTCTTGGAAGGACGGCGCTATACGGAGTTGGCTGCGGAGATTCAGAAACTCAAGCATACGACTGAAAAGCGCGCACGTCTAATTGCCCGAGACCAAACCGCTAAAACGCATGCGGCGATTGCCCAAGCCCGACAAACGGCACTCGGCATCACCGAATACGAATGGCAAACCAGTGGCGATGAACGCGTGCGAGACAGTCACGCGGACAACGATGGCAAACGATTTAAATGGGAGAACCCACCCGAGTCCGGCCATCCAGGCCATGAGATTGCTTGTCGCTGTGTCGCCTTACCCATTCTTGACTTAACATGA
- a CDS encoding helix-turn-helix domain-containing protein: MEKWFDRAKQVMREKKVSQEHLAEEMGMSQPGLSAWLRGFREPALHDINKIADLLGISQVWLTHGEGSKYRLDMLPVHAQRLIEQLIEYQTNEQASERIWQALEAVVKATIPLSNLKDDGAYGQHSPSEHRLQSESIHRKFNFNGRKRSSFKKAG, from the coding sequence ATGGAAAAATGGTTTGATCGTGCTAAGCAGGTGATGCGAGAAAAAAAGGTGAGCCAGGAGCATTTGGCGGAGGAGATGGGAATGTCTCAACCTGGGCTTAGCGCATGGCTCCGTGGTTTCCGCGAACCCGCTTTACATGACATCAATAAAATCGCTGATTTGCTTGGAATATCTCAAGTATGGCTTACTCACGGAGAAGGTTCTAAATACAGACTTGATATGCTTCCAGTTCATGCGCAGCGCCTGATTGAACAACTGATCGAATATCAAACTAATGAGCAAGCTTCAGAGAGAATTTGGCAGGCGCTCGAGGCTGTAGTAAAAGCGACGATACCTCTAAGCAACTTGAAAGATGATGGCGCATATGGTCAGCACTCACCATCTGAACATAGATTGCAGTCAGAGTCTATCCATAGAAAATTTAACTTCAATGGGCGTAAGCGGTCATCGTTCAAAAAAGCTGGGTAG
- a CDS encoding DUF1073 domain-containing protein: MSKKHKNKGVQAIPALAVQPTDITQDSLTNLVAGLMNSRDKMAYNHYAFRKTVSRSELATMYRSNWLARKIIDAPAEDMTREWLSLETGDEKSKDALEAAEKRFKLVTLLTNNLKWGRLFGGSALYMSLAGEDPETPLEIERIRRGALQGFLVLDQHQLTVDKQPCLVDLNRPEYWRPEHYRVADTQQIIHASRLIFSDGALVPVSDLKNQGFWHDSVLQALYDELQRGDTVASGTASMFFEMCVDILKIDGLTTKLNSDEGTREVQKRFEVTNTAKSFNRMMLLDSADEYQQKTINFSGVSEVATMFLQRISGAADIPATRLLGQSPTGMSATGESDIRNYYDALKAKQENILRPQVEKIYDVMAMSELGHPLKDLVIEFNPLWQLCEAERANAEKIRAETDQIYLMQGVIHEAHSLKRLKANDTYAITDEDLDEAQALAQELDTPDEPDATRPDQGTPQTHDKTPV, translated from the coding sequence TTGTCAAAAAAACATAAAAATAAAGGGGTGCAAGCAATACCCGCCTTGGCAGTCCAGCCAACGGACATCACCCAAGATAGCCTCACCAATCTCGTCGCAGGCCTGATGAATAGCCGCGACAAGATGGCGTATAACCATTATGCGTTTCGCAAAACAGTCAGCCGTTCCGAGCTTGCCACGATGTATCGGTCTAACTGGCTTGCCCGCAAAATCATCGATGCGCCGGCTGAGGATATGACGCGTGAATGGCTAAGCCTTGAAACGGGAGACGAAAAGAGTAAAGACGCTCTGGAAGCGGCCGAAAAGCGCTTTAAGCTCGTGACGCTCCTCACGAATAATTTGAAATGGGGTCGGCTCTTCGGCGGCTCGGCGCTCTACATGAGCTTAGCAGGTGAGGACCCCGAGACACCATTAGAGATTGAACGTATCCGCCGTGGGGCGCTACAGGGCTTTCTCGTTCTGGATCAACACCAACTCACGGTAGATAAGCAACCTTGCCTGGTTGACTTAAACCGCCCCGAATATTGGCGGCCGGAGCATTATCGCGTTGCCGATACCCAGCAAATCATTCATGCCAGCCGTCTCATCTTCTCCGATGGCGCGCTGGTGCCGGTCAGTGATTTAAAAAACCAAGGATTTTGGCACGATAGCGTACTTCAAGCCCTTTACGACGAGCTACAACGCGGCGATACGGTCGCCAGTGGCACCGCCAGCATGTTCTTTGAAATGTGCGTCGATATCTTAAAAATTGATGGACTCACGACCAAGCTGAATAGCGATGAAGGGACACGCGAAGTCCAGAAGCGCTTTGAAGTCACCAATACGGCCAAATCTTTTAACCGGATGATGCTGCTCGATAGCGCCGATGAGTATCAGCAAAAAACCATTAATTTCAGCGGCGTCAGCGAAGTCGCTACGATGTTTTTACAGCGTATTTCAGGCGCTGCTGACATTCCTGCGACACGTCTATTGGGCCAATCTCCAACCGGCATGAGCGCCACGGGGGAAAGCGATATTCGCAACTACTACGATGCGCTCAAAGCCAAGCAAGAAAACATCTTACGCCCTCAAGTCGAAAAGATTTACGACGTTATGGCGATGTCTGAGCTGGGCCATCCACTCAAAGACCTCGTGATCGAATTTAATCCGCTCTGGCAATTGTGTGAAGCGGAACGCGCCAACGCTGAAAAAATCCGCGCTGAGACCGATCAAATTTATCTGATGCAAGGGGTGATTCACGAAGCGCATAGCCTCAAACGCCTCAAAGCGAATGATACCTATGCGATTACCGATGAAGATTTAGACGAAGCGCAGGCACTCGCGCAAGAATTAGACACACCGGATGAACCTGACGCTACCCGCCCTGATCAAGGCACACCTCAAACACACGACAAAACGCCAGTCTAA